The stretch of DNA CCGGGCGATCCGCCGGCGTCCTTCATGAAGGCCATGGCGCGGTCCGTCATGAACGCGGTATCGCTGTCCTCCCGCCTGAACCGCGTGGGGTAGGCGGAGTGATCGCCGTCGGCGCCGGCGGGCATTTCCACGGCGAACGGGTCGCGCAGGACTTCATCGGGATATCCCCTGGCTGCGAGATGCGCAAGCCACCCCTCCCCCCTGCTTTCATTCAGTTCCCAGGATTCCAGGCCGGCCAGGGCCGCGCGCCGGAACCCCTGTTCAGGCTGCGCCTCCGGTTCGCCAAGGGGATCGGGGGTGTAGTGCGTCTTGCCGCACAGGGCCGCCCGGTAACCCCCGTCCGCGAAGTAATGCCCCATCGTCTTCTCGTCCGCGGGCAGGGGGACCTCGTTCCAGGGCGACCGGTTGGCGTGGGGGTATCGCCCCGTGTAGAAGCACATGCGGCTCGGACCGCAGACTGCCGACTGTACGTAGGCCCGCCGGAACAGGACGCCGTCGCCGGCAAGTTCATCCAGGTGGGGCGTCCTGACCACGGGATGGCCGGCGCAGGACATGCAGTCCGCCCGCATCTGGTCGGTCATGATGAAGAGTACGTTCAGTCGATTGCCGGGCATGGAGTTTCTCCGCGTGCCGCGGGGTGCGGGCGCGGCGGTCCTGCCGCCGAAGCCCGGTTTGCGCGTCCTGTCCTGCAGTCGGTAATATGCAGCCGCGCACGCGTTATGGCAAAAGCATATTCGGCGCCCCGCGGACTCCTGCGGCGGGTGCCGCGGACCGGTGCATCCGTTTCTGGGAATACGCGACAGGTTTTGTGAATACGGACTTCCATGAAGATGTATGAAGTAACGCCCGAAGACGAAAGACCCCGGGCTGTAGCTCGACACGAAAAAAACGCAACTATTCGCGCGGGTCTCAAGTCATAGAAGCAACAAGTTTCAAGAGCGTTTCCCGACGGGCAGGAAGACAGCAGGAGGCAGCACATTGCTCAGGACAAGACTGATTCGGTGGATCACGGTCCTTTCGATCGCATCCTTACTCGCACCGGCGGAATCGGCGGCGCGCGAACCGGCGCCGGAAAAACGGGTTTACAACACACGGCATATCGTGTCGCAGCCCCCTGACATCGACGGGAAGGGCGATGATCCGGCCTGGGACGACGTGGAATGGTCCGGTGATTTTACCCAGCTGGATCCCGACGACGGCGGGGAACCCTCGCAGCAGACGGCTTTCAAGATCCTTTTTGACGATCACAACCTCTACGTGCTGATCCGTGCCTATGATACCAAACCGGACCGGATCACCAGCCGCGTAACCCGGCGGGACGACTGGGACAACGACTGGGTGGAGATCCATTTCGACAGCTACCACGACAAGCGCACGGCGTTTTCCTTTACGCTGACCGCCTCCGGCGGCCGGGGCGACGAAGCCATATCGAACGACGGCAACGACTGGGACGCCAGCTGGGACCCCGTATGGTTCGGCGCGTCCACCATCGACGAAGAGGGGTGGCTTGCCGAGATGCGCATACCCCTGAGCCAGCTGCGGTTCTCCGGCGAGGAGGGACAGGTATGGGGCCTGCAGGTACAAAGAAGGCTGTACCGCCGCGAGGAGCGTTCCGGCTGGCAGCACATCCATCGGAATTCGCCGGGCTGGGTCAGTCTGTTCGGAGAACTGCGCGGACTGGAAGGAATCGAGTCTTCCCACCGGATCGAGGTATTGCCCTATGTGGTGGGTGACCTCAACCGGTTCCAGGCCGAAGCGCGGAATCCCTTCCGCGACGGACAAAGCGCTGCCGGACGCATCGGATTGGACGGCAAGATCGGCCTCGCCGGCAACCTGACCATGGATCTGGCCGTGAACCCCGACTTCGGCCAGGTCGAGGCGGACCCTTCGCGGGTGAACCTGTCGGCCTTCGAGCTGTTCTTCGAGGAACGGCGGCCCCTTTTCGTCGAAGGGAAGAACATCACCGAGTTCGGCGTCGGCGGCGGCGGTCCCTTCCGGAACGACCAGTTGTTCTACTCGCGGCGTATCGGCCGGTCTCCCCAGCGGAATCCTGATCTGTCAGACGGCCAGACCATGGATATGCCGCGGAATACGCCCATACTCGCCGCCGCGAAGATCACCGGAAAGACGCCCGGCGGCCTGTCCATCGGCATCGTGGAAGCGGTCACCGCGGAAGCCTCCGCCCGGATAGACACGGAGGGCGCGCGGAGTGAAGAGTCCGTGGAACCGCTGACCAACTATCTGGTCGCACGCCTCCAGCAGGACTTCAACGACGGGGGCACGTCGCTGGGTACGATGCTCACGGCGACCAACCGGAACAACAACAAGGCCCACTTCGATTTCCTCAACCGGGCGGCCTACACGGGCGGGATCGATTTCCGCCACCAGTGGAGCGACCGGACCTACTGGCTCAACGCGAGCCTGTCGTTCAGCCATATCCGGGGCGAACCGGAAGCCATTACCCGTGTGCAGCGCAACTCCGCGCGGTACTACCAGCGTCCCGACGCCTCCTACGTAGCCCTCGATTCCACGCTGACCGCCCTGAGCGGCCATGGCGGCAGCTTCGGCATAGGCCGTTCGGGAAACAGCCCGTGGAACATGGGGATCTCCGGAACCTGGCGCTCTCCGGGCCTCGAACTGAACGACGTGGGTTTCCTGCGCCAGGCCGACGTATTCATGCAGAACAGCTGGTTCGGTTACCGGTCGGAAAAACCGAACCGGATCTTCCGCGCGTACAATGTGTTCCTGAACCAGTGGCAGGGATTCACCTTCGGCCGGGGCCGGAAATTCCTGGGCGGCAACATCAACGGGGGCGGTCAGTTCAACAACTACTGGTGGGTGTGGCTTAACGTGAACTCGGAGATCGAAGGCTTGTCCACCACCGCCCTGCGCGGCGGGCCGTCCCTGAAAACACCGGGTAACGTGGAATTCAACTTCGACGTGGACACCGATGGGCGCAAGCCGATCAGTTTCGGCGTTGGAGGCGGCCACAACCGGCGCCGCGATGACGCGGGACGCTCGAGCTGGATGTACCTGTCCATGCGGTACCGGCCGAGTAACGCCATGAACATCCGCATCAATCCGTTTTTCGACACCAACTGGAACGAGTTGCAGTACGTGTCCGATGAATCGTTCGGCGACGCGGACAGATACCTGCTGGGCCGCGTCGACCAGAAGACGCTGGGGATCGGCATCCGGCTCAACTACAGCATCACCAACAACATGTCCATCCAGTACTACGGCCAGCCTTTCGTATCGGCCGGCCGCTACGCCCGGTTCAAGCGTATAACCGACGCGCGGGCCGACCGGTATGGAGACCGGTTCGCAATGCTTTCGGACGAGCAGTTGAACTACGACGATTCGGACGGAGTTTACCGCGTGGATGAGAACCTGGACGGGCAGACCGACTACACCTTCGACGATCCCGACTTCAATTTCCGCCAGTTCCGTTCCAATCTGGTTTTGCGGTGGGAGTATACGCCGGGCTCGACGCTGTACCTCGTGTGGCAGCAGCAGCGCAGCCGCTCGGGCGGCACGGGCGAATTCTCCGCCGGGCAGGACCTGAACGACCTGTTCGACACCTATCCCTCGAACATCTTCCTGCTGAAATTCAACTACTGGTTCTCGGTCTAGGGCCGGGAAGCGGCGCGGAAGCGGACCGGGAAGCGGCTCAAGCCTGGCCGGTCCAGGGCCGCCGATGGCGCGAAGCCAGGCGGGGCGATATGGACTAGGCGGGTGAGGGCCGCAGCTTGTTCACCATTTCCAGCATGGCGGTCATGTAGCCAATGGCGTAGGCGCGGCCCCGGTGGTTCCAGTCGGTGTCGTCGACGAAATGGGGGACATGGTCGGTGATCATGAACCCGGTGAACCCGACCTCCTTCAGCGTTCGCATGACCTCGTAGGGGTCGACGTTGCCCTCGTTGATGAAGCACTCGTTGAAACAGGGCACGTTCCCCTGCACGTCGCGGAAATGGACGTAGATAATTCTGCCGGCTTCGCCGAAGTGCCGCACGGCCTTGATCACGTAGTCGTGACCCCCCATCTCAGACCAGCATCCCATGCAGAAATCCAGGCCGTGGTACGGACTGTCGAAGGTGTCCATGGCCCGCTTGAAGCCCTCGAAGCTGCTGAAGATCCGCGCCACGCCGCCCAGCATGGGGATGGGCGGGTCGTCGGGGTGCAGCGCGAGCTTGACGTTGCTCTCCTCGGCGACCGGCAGGATCCGCGTCATGTAGTAGTGGTAGTTGTCCCACATCTCGTCTGCCGTGAAGATCCTGCCGTGGGTGGGTTCCGCGTCCCGGTGGGCCTCGAAATCGAACCTTGTGGCCGTGGCCCCGCCGCGGAGTACGGCGGGATCGGGCGTCCGCCAGACGGAACTGGGGATCCAGTGGTACCCCAGGATGGGAATGCCGGCCCGACCCATGTTCCGGATCGTGTACTTCATGTTCTCGATCTGCTCGTCGCGGCCCGACAGCCCCAGCATGGCCTTGTCGTAGAAGGGGATGGGCACGTTCTCCAGGGCCATCAGGCGCAGTTCGGCGTTGTCGGCCCGCTGCTTAAGGTCGACCAGGTCCTCCAGCTCCCAACGCTTCTCGCCCGGCAGTTTCGGGGTGTTCATGAGGAAGTCGTCGGCGCCGAGCTGCTTGATGTAGGCGAGTTTCTCGTCGGTGAGGACGTTGAACTGCCCGAGGCCGATGCGCATTTCCAGGGTCATATCAGTCCTTTCCTTCCGCGGAATCGCCTGAAGGGGCGTCTGGTTCCGGACCATTCGGGATCGCCGGGCGGTCCGTCTGCCCGGGCGCTTCCGGCTGATCCTGCTTCCTGGACAGCTTCACGCCCTTGAGCGCCTTGGGCGCCAGGCGGATGCCCTTGGCCCGGTTCCCACGCACCGGATAGCTGGAAAGGTCGAATTCCTCCTCGAAGACCCGCATGCGCGGCGTGGGTTTGTAAGTGACGGTCGCCATGACATCGGGATCCGTGGTCAACTGGAGGATACGGCAACCCTCGGGCACGAGTTCGTATCCCCTGTTCAGGATGAACTTCTCCAGCTTGCAGCGCTTGACAAAGGGGTGGCCGTTCCGGTCCCTGTAGATCATTGTGAATACCAGGTCGGGATCTACAAACCCGCAGTGCAGCATGCCCTTGTCCACGAAGAGCCGTTCGATTTCATCGTGGAGGGCGTAGGCGCCTGTCTTGCGGATCACCAGCACCCGGTCGTACGGGGATACATCGAAGAGGGTATCGCCGCTGCTGAGATCGTACCCGAGGTACCCGGTGTTCCGGTCGTACTTGAGCGCGAGATTTCGCTGCGCCGCCTCCCGGGCATCGACCCGCTTGAAGGAGGTGATGGTCGTCCTGCGCTGAAAAGCCTCGCGATACTGCCCGATGAGTCCTTCCAGGAGCGTGATCGCGCAGGCCGAAAGATTGCCCAGGTGATCCCTGATCTCGCGCAAGCGGTTCCGAATGCCCTTCATCTCCTCGTTGGCGCGGTTGATATCGTACAGGGAGATCCGGCGGATCGGCACCTTGAGCAGGGTATCGATATCCTCGGACGTCAGTTCCTTCACCTTTGATTCGAAGGGTTCGAACCCCTCCCGGATCGCTTCGTGGATCTTCTCCTGCTCCCGGACTTCCTCGATGCGCTTGTAGATCCGTTCCTTGATGAAGAGTTGCTCCAGCGTTTTCGCCCGCAGCTTCGCGTGCAGCTGCTTCCGTTCGATCTTGAGTTCCGCTTCGAGGACTTCCAGGAGCCGCTGCGTGTTGTGCCTGAGCACGTCGGTAACGGGCAGTATGCACGGGTGGCCCGCCCGGATTACCAGCACGTTCGTGGAGATGGAAGACTCGCAGTCGGTGAAGGCGTAAAGGGCGTCCACGGTTTCGTCTGAATGCACGCCCCGGGCCAGCCGGATTTCTATCTCCACCTCGTCCGCCGTGAAGTCGGAGATGCCGGCGATCTTCAACTTGTTCTTCTTCGCCGCCGCCTCGATGGAAGCGATCAGGCTTTCGGTGGTCGAACCGAAGGGCAGCTGACGGATGACGATGCGCTTGGGGTCCCTTACGTCCAGGTGGGCGCGGACCATCACCTTACCGTTGCCGTCGTTATATTCCGAGACGTCCACCAGGCCCCCGGTGGGGAAATCGGGCAGGACCTCGAAAGCCTCGTCCCTGAGGCAGGCGATCTGGGCCTCCATGAGCTCGATGAGATTGTGGGGCAGGATCCGGGTCGCCATGCTCGAGGCGATGCCCTCGGCGCCCAGGGCGAGGAGCACGGGAATCTTCGCGGGAAAGGCCACCGGCTCCCGGTTGCGGCCGTCGTAGGAATCCACGTATTCGGTGATTTCCGGATCGTGCAGCACCTCCCTGGCAAGCTGCGTCAGCCGGCATTCGATGTACCGGGCCGCGGAGGCGGGGTCGCCGGTCAGGATGGAACCGAAATTGCCCTGCTTCTCGATGAACATGTCCTTGTTGGACAGGTTGACCAGCGAGCCGAAGATGGACTGGTCCCCGTGGGGATGGTACCGCATGGTCTGGCCGACCACGTTGGCTACCTTGTGGTACTTCCCGTCATCCATCTCGAAGAGGGTATGGAGAATACGCCGCTGCACCGGCTTGAGACCGTCGTCGATCTCCGGTATCGCGCGGTCCTTGATGAAATAGGAGGCGTACTTCAGGTAGTAGTCGTCGAAGAGGGTATCGGCGTAAGCCATGGATATCCTATACTTCGTCCAGCAGGTTTTCCACGATGTATTCCCTGCGCTCGGGCGTGTTCTTGCCCATGTAGAAATTCAGGGTGTCCGGTATGCTGTGGATGGAACGGACGTTGACCTTCACGAGCCGCATGTCGGCACCGATGAACTGGCCGAATTCGCCGGGCGAGATCTCTCCCAGCCCCTTGAACCGGGTCACTTCCGCGCCCCGTATCCGGCCTAAGGCCGCGTTGCGTTCTTTCTCGCTGTAGCAGTACACGGTTTCCTTCGTGTTGCGTACCCGGAAGAGGGGCGTTTCCAGGATGTGGACGTGGCCCGCGAGCACCATCTCCTCGAAGTAGCCGAGGAAGAAGGTCATCAGAAGGTTTCGGATGTGATAGCCGTCGTAATCGGCGTCCGTCGCGATGATCACTTTGTTGAACCGCAGGTTCGACATCCCCTCCTCGATGCCGAGGGCCATCATGAGGTTGTAAAGCTCCTCGTTCTTGTAGATGGCCGCCCGCGTGCGGGAAAAGACGTTCAACGGCACGCCCTTCAGCCCGAAGATCGCCTGGGTCAGCGGGTCCCGGGCCGATACCATGGAACCGGCGGCAGAGGGCCCCTCGGTGATGAATATGGAGGAATCCTCTCCGTACTTCGCGTGATCGAAGTGGTACTTGCAGTCCTTGAAATTGGGGATCTTGATGGCGATGCGCCGGGCCGCCTCGCGGGCTTCCTTCTTGACCGCGTTCAGTTCCTTCCGCAGGCGCTCGTTCTGCGTGATCTTCTCCTGGATCCGCTGGGCGGACTCCTGGTTCTTGTGCAGAAAGTCCACCACGGCGCTCCGGACCTCCGAAACGAGCCAGCCCCGGATCTCGGTATTGCCCAGCTTGTTCTTGGTCTGGGACTCGAAGACCGGTTCCTTCAGCTTGATGGCGATGGCGCCCGCGATGGACTCGCGGACATCCACCCCCCCGTAGCTCTTCTTGAAGTACTCGTTGACGCCCTTGAGGATGCCTTCGCGGAAGGCGCTCTGGTGGGATCCTCCGTCCGCAGTGTACTGGCCGTTCACGAAGGAGAAGAGCGTCTCGCCGTAATTGGTGGTGTGCGTGAAGGAGAACTCGATGTACTGGCTCTTGTGATAAGAGGGCTCGTAGAGGACATTCTTCCCCACCTCGGCCTTCAGGAAATCCAGCAGTCCGTACCGGGAAACGAAGCGCTTCTTATTGTAGATCATGCGGAGGCCGCTGTTCAGGCAGGCGTAGTTCCACATGCGGCGGTCGACATAGTCCGGCTGAAAGGCGTATTCCCCGAAGATCTCCTCGTCGGGCAGGAATTCGACATAGGTGCCGTCCGGCTCATCCGTATCGCCTTCGTGCTGGCCGAGAAGCTGTCCCCTCTCGTATACCGCCTCCGCGAACCGTCCGTCCCGGTACGCCACGGCGCGGAAATCGACGGAGAGGGCGTTGACCGCCTTGGCGCCGACGCCGTTCAGTCCGACGCTGAACTGAAAGACCTCGTCATTGTACTTGGCGCCCGTGTTGATGATCGAGGTACACTCCACGACCTTGCCGAGGGGAATCCCGCGGCCGAAGTCGCGGACGCGGACCCGGTTGTCCTCGATGGTCACGTCGATCTTTCGGCCGTGGCCCATGATGAATTCGTCCACGGCATTGTCGATGACCTCCTTCAGCAGGACGTAGATGCCGTCTTCCGGATCGCTGCCGTTTCCGAGCCGGCCGATATACATGCCGGTCCGGAGCCGGATATGCTCCAGCGACGAGAGGGTCTTGACCTTGCTTTCGTCGTAGACGGCGGCGTCCGCCGCCGACGACGATCCGTTGCCTTCAACCGGCCGTGCGCCGTTTTCCGATTCGACCGCCCTTCCGTTGGTCGCGGCGCCGCTGTCGCGCGAGCCGTTCCCGTTTCCGGAACCGCCCCTCGACGCGTCATCACGCGACGTAAGCAGGTCGAGCTGGGTGTGCAGGTTCTCTCCGTTTCCCGAACCGTTCTGGGTCGCCATAGGTCCTTTCCCGATAGCAGATGACGACGGCAATAGACAGCTCATGCCACCGTGGGATTAGAACATGTCGTGTCAGGCCATGCAGTTAGCACAATATATGGCAATCTGTCCCATGTGTCAATATACGCTATATGGCAATCGGCCGCACGTATCGATATACGCTACGTTTGTTTGGTAACTTGTCAAGGTAAAACCATACCCGCACGGGGTCCGGCTTATGGGATCGAGGCGTTCAGGCCGGTCGGCCTGCTACCCGGCGCCGTCCGACTTCAGGATGTTTCGCGAGATGACGATCTTCTGGGCTTCGGAGGTGCCTTCGTAGAGGGTGGTGATCCGTGCGTCCCGGTAGAAGCGCTCTACGTCGAAGTCCCGGATGTACCCGTAACCGCCATGGATCTGAATGGCCTCGTTCGTGATCCGTATCGAGGCCTCCGACGCGTACAGCTTCGCCATGGACGACGCCGTTATGTAGTCCTGCCCGGCATCCTTGAGCCACGCGGCCCGGTAGGTCATGAGGCGGGCCGCCTCGAGTTCGGTCGCCATTTCGGCCAGCTTGAAGGCGATCGCCTGGAACTCGGCGATGGGTTTGCCAAACTGGGTCCGTTCCTTCGCGTACCCGAGGGATGCGTCGTAGGCGCCCTGCGCGATACCCAGGGCCTGCGCCGCGATGCCGATGCGGCCGCCGTTCAGAATGGACAGCGCGATGTTCAGGCCCCGGCCTTCATCGCCCAACAGATTAGTCACCGGCACGCGGCAATCCTCGAAAACAAGCTCGCTGGTATCGGAGCCCCGGATACCGAGCTTCTGCTCCTGGCGGCCGACGGTAAATCCCGGCGTGTCCTTCTCCACGAGGAGCATGCCGAGGCCGCGGTGGCCGGTTCCGGGGGCGGTGGTCACCAGAACGAGGAGATAGTCCGCGAAACCGCCGTTGGTCACGAAGTGCTTCTTGCCGTTGATGACATAATCCGTGCCGTCCTTCAGCGCCGAGGTGGCCGTCGAGCCGACGTCCGTCCCGGCGCCGGGTTCGGTCAGCGCGAGGCAGGCCTGCGCCGCACCGCAACCCAGGGGCGGCAGGTAGGTCTTCCGCTGGTCTTCGGTCCCGAAGGCGTAGACGCCGTCTGCGAATAGGGAGTTATTGACGGAGACGCATACACCGGTCGAAGCGCACACCCGGGAGAACTCCTCCACGGCCAGCACGTAGCTGATGGTATCCAGCCCCGCTCCGCCGTACTCCTCGGGAATCATCATGGCCATGAAGCCCATCTCGCCGAGTTCCCGGATCGTTTCGTAATGCACGGCCTCGCGCTCGTCGATTTCCCGGGCGTGGGGTTTCAGTTTCTCCTCGGCAATCCGGCGGGCGGTGTCCCGCATCATGACCTGGTCGCTGCTCAAAGCGAATTCCATCGGTTCTCCCTCTTCAGTTTACGCCAAGCAACCGGACCGCGGTGACCGCCATGACCTTGCAGCTCTGCACGAGATGATCGATCTCGCAGTATTCATCGGGCTGGTGGGCGAGATGCAGCAGGCCGGGGCCGTAGGCGACACACTGCTTCACCCGCCCCGTGTTGTAAACGTGCTTGTGGTCATAGGTGCCCGGGCTAGCGACGTAGTCCGCCGGCGCCCCCGTGAGATCCTCGATCGTCCGCGCCGTCGTCCCGACCAGTTCGGCGTCCGGGTCGGTCTCGACCGGGTGAACGACCATCAGGTCGGTAAGCTCCGCGTTGAAATCAGGGTCTTCCGCGGCCAGGCCGCCGATCAGGGTCTCGATTTCCTGTCTTACGTCGTCAAAGGATTCCTCTTTCAGGTAACGGCGGTCGAAGACGGCGGAGCACCGGTCGGCCACGCAGGGCGAGCCCACGCTCCCGTCCGTCTGCCCGCCGGAAATGCCGTTCACGTTGATCGTCGCGTGACGGGCCTCCGGCGGATCCACGGG from Gemmatimonadota bacterium encodes:
- a CDS encoding DUF5916 domain-containing protein, whose protein sequence is MLRTRLIRWITVLSIASLLAPAESAAREPAPEKRVYNTRHIVSQPPDIDGKGDDPAWDDVEWSGDFTQLDPDDGGEPSQQTAFKILFDDHNLYVLIRAYDTKPDRITSRVTRRDDWDNDWVEIHFDSYHDKRTAFSFTLTASGGRGDEAISNDGNDWDASWDPVWFGASTIDEEGWLAEMRIPLSQLRFSGEEGQVWGLQVQRRLYRREERSGWQHIHRNSPGWVSLFGELRGLEGIESSHRIEVLPYVVGDLNRFQAEARNPFRDGQSAAGRIGLDGKIGLAGNLTMDLAVNPDFGQVEADPSRVNLSAFELFFEERRPLFVEGKNITEFGVGGGGPFRNDQLFYSRRIGRSPQRNPDLSDGQTMDMPRNTPILAAAKITGKTPGGLSIGIVEAVTAEASARIDTEGARSEESVEPLTNYLVARLQQDFNDGGTSLGTMLTATNRNNNKAHFDFLNRAAYTGGIDFRHQWSDRTYWLNASLSFSHIRGEPEAITRVQRNSARYYQRPDASYVALDSTLTALSGHGGSFGIGRSGNSPWNMGISGTWRSPGLELNDVGFLRQADVFMQNSWFGYRSEKPNRIFRAYNVFLNQWQGFTFGRGRKFLGGNINGGGQFNNYWWVWLNVNSEIEGLSTTALRGGPSLKTPGNVEFNFDVDTDGRKPISFGVGGGHNRRRDDAGRSSWMYLSMRYRPSNAMNIRINPFFDTNWNELQYVSDESFGDADRYLLGRVDQKTLGIGIRLNYSITNNMSIQYYGQPFVSAGRYARFKRITDARADRYGDRFAMLSDEQLNYDDSDGVYRVDENLDGQTDYTFDDPDFNFRQFRSNLVLRWEYTPGSTLYLVWQQQRSRSGGTGEFSAGQDLNDLFDTYPSNIFLLKFNYWFSV
- a CDS encoding mannonate dehydratase, with protein sequence MTLEMRIGLGQFNVLTDEKLAYIKQLGADDFLMNTPKLPGEKRWELEDLVDLKQRADNAELRLMALENVPIPFYDKAMLGLSGRDEQIENMKYTIRNMGRAGIPILGYHWIPSSVWRTPDPAVLRGGATATRFDFEAHRDAEPTHGRIFTADEMWDNYHYYMTRILPVAEESNVKLALHPDDPPIPMLGGVARIFSSFEGFKRAMDTFDSPYHGLDFCMGCWSEMGGHDYVIKAVRHFGEAGRIIYVHFRDVQGNVPCFNECFINEGNVDPYEVMRTLKEVGFTGFMITDHVPHFVDDTDWNHRGRAYAIGYMTAMLEMVNKLRPSPA
- a CDS encoding DNA topoisomerase IV subunit A, with the protein product MAYADTLFDDYYLKYASYFIKDRAIPEIDDGLKPVQRRILHTLFEMDDGKYHKVANVVGQTMRYHPHGDQSIFGSLVNLSNKDMFIEKQGNFGSILTGDPASAARYIECRLTQLAREVLHDPEITEYVDSYDGRNREPVAFPAKIPVLLALGAEGIASSMATRILPHNLIELMEAQIACLRDEAFEVLPDFPTGGLVDVSEYNDGNGKVMVRAHLDVRDPKRIVIRQLPFGSTTESLIASIEAAAKKNKLKIAGISDFTADEVEIEIRLARGVHSDETVDALYAFTDCESSISTNVLVIRAGHPCILPVTDVLRHNTQRLLEVLEAELKIERKQLHAKLRAKTLEQLFIKERIYKRIEEVREQEKIHEAIREGFEPFESKVKELTSEDIDTLLKVPIRRISLYDINRANEEMKGIRNRLREIRDHLGNLSACAITLLEGLIGQYREAFQRRTTITSFKRVDAREAAQRNLALKYDRNTGYLGYDLSSGDTLFDVSPYDRVLVIRKTGAYALHDEIERLFVDKGMLHCGFVDPDLVFTMIYRDRNGHPFVKRCKLEKFILNRGYELVPEGCRILQLTTDPDVMATVTYKPTPRMRVFEEEFDLSSYPVRGNRAKGIRLAPKALKGVKLSRKQDQPEAPGQTDRPAIPNGPEPDAPSGDSAEGKD
- a CDS encoding toprim domain-containing protein; amino-acid sequence: MYIGRLGNGSDPEDGIYVLLKEVIDNAVDEFIMGHGRKIDVTIEDNRVRVRDFGRGIPLGKVVECTSIINTGAKYNDEVFQFSVGLNGVGAKAVNALSVDFRAVAYRDGRFAEAVYERGQLLGQHEGDTDEPDGTYVEFLPDEEIFGEYAFQPDYVDRRMWNYACLNSGLRMIYNKKRFVSRYGLLDFLKAEVGKNVLYEPSYHKSQYIEFSFTHTTNYGETLFSFVNGQYTADGGSHQSAFREGILKGVNEYFKKSYGGVDVRESIAGAIAIKLKEPVFESQTKNKLGNTEIRGWLVSEVRSAVVDFLHKNQESAQRIQEKITQNERLRKELNAVKKEAREAARRIAIKIPNFKDCKYHFDHAKYGEDSSIFITEGPSAAGSMVSARDPLTQAIFGLKGVPLNVFSRTRAAIYKNEELYNLMMALGIEEGMSNLRFNKVIIATDADYDGYHIRNLLMTFFLGYFEEMVLAGHVHILETPLFRVRNTKETVYCYSEKERNAALGRIRGAEVTRFKGLGEISPGEFGQFIGADMRLVKVNVRSIHSIPDTLNFYMGKNTPERREYIVENLLDEV
- a CDS encoding acyl-CoA dehydrogenase family protein, translated to MEFALSSDQVMMRDTARRIAEEKLKPHAREIDEREAVHYETIRELGEMGFMAMMIPEEYGGAGLDTISYVLAVEEFSRVCASTGVCVSVNNSLFADGVYAFGTEDQRKTYLPPLGCGAAQACLALTEPGAGTDVGSTATSALKDGTDYVINGKKHFVTNGGFADYLLVLVTTAPGTGHRGLGMLLVEKDTPGFTVGRQEQKLGIRGSDTSELVFEDCRVPVTNLLGDEGRGLNIALSILNGGRIGIAAQALGIAQGAYDASLGYAKERTQFGKPIAEFQAIAFKLAEMATELEAARLMTYRAAWLKDAGQDYITASSMAKLYASEASIRITNEAIQIHGGYGYIRDFDVERFYRDARITTLYEGTSEAQKIVISRNILKSDGAG